The stretch of DNA GAATGGTGGCCAGAATGCTTGGCTGGATATCGTCGCCAATAGCGACAATACCGCAGTCAAAATTCCGGATTCCGAGAGAGCGCAGCATCTCTTCATCTGTAGCATCAGCCGTAACTGTATAAGTTAAGTAATTGCTCATTTGATTTACGACCTCTTCATTCCGGTCCACACCCAGAACTTCATACCCTAAATCCATAAGCTCCAGGGCCAGACTTGAGCCGAAGCGGCCAAGGCCAATGACCGCAAACTGTTGTTTTTTCATAATAGATGGTCAAACTCCTTATCCAATAATCATTTTGCCTTCAGGGTGTTTATATAATTCCTTACCCTTCTTCGGCCCTAACGCATAGGCTAAAGTTAAAGGCCCCAGCCGGCCTGCAAACATGGTGAAGCTAATAAGCAGCTTGCCGATCAGGGTCAGCTTGCCTGTCAATCCCATCGTTAAGCCCACCGTCCCGAACGCGGATGTCGTCTCAAAGAGAATGCTGAGGAAGCTGCTGTCCTCCGTGGTCGACAGAATCATCGCAATAGCCACGACGAGGAACAACGCAAGCAGAGTAATGGTCAGCGCCTTCAATATCCGCTCTTGAACCAGGCGGTAACGGAAGAGCACCAGATCGTCCCGCCCCCGAATCATAGAGAACATAGATCCGATCAGGATGGTAAAGGTTGTCGTCTTAATCCCGCCCCCGGTCGAGCTTGGAGAAGCCCCAATAAACATCAAGATGATCATGAAGAACTGGGTCGCCTGACGGAGGGAGCCGATATCCAGCGTATTTGCGCCGGCTGTACGCGGCGTCACAGACTGGAACAGCGAGCCCCAGAACTTGCCTGCCCAGCTAAGCGGCTCAAGCGTCTTCGGATTGGTGAATTCAAAGACAAAGATAACCAAGGCGCCGATCACAATCAAGGCGGCCGTCATGGACAGAACCACTTTGGAATGCAGAGACAGCTTGCGGTTCTTCCGGTAATCCACGACATCTGAGATTACGATAAAGCCAATTCCTCCAGATACTATCAAAAACATCGCCACGAAATTTACAAGCGGGTCGCTCACGAACTGGGTCAAGCTCCGGTACCCTCCAAACAGGTCGAATCCTGCATTGTTAAACATGGACACTGCATGGAAGATGCCGAAGTAAACCGCTCGTCCAAAGGGCATATCCACGGCCCAACGAATCGTAAATAGCACGGCTGCGCAAGCTTCAATGACAAGAGAATATAATAATACCTTGCGAATTAGCCGTACGATGCCTTCCATCGTGTTCTGATTCATGGCCTCCTGCAGCAGCAGCCGATCCTTCAGGGAAATCTTCCGTTTGAATACTAGTGAGAATAGTGTGGCCATGGTCATAAAGCCCAAGCCTCCGACCTGAATCAGCAGCATGATGACGACCTGACCAAAGGTCGTAAAATAAGTCCCTGTATCCACAACGACAAGCCCTGTTACACAGGTCGCTGAGGTCGCAGTAAATAATGCATCCACGAACGAAAGGCGGCCTTCCGGATGAATGGAAATCGGAAGCATGAGCAGCAGAGATCCAATAAAAATAATTGCGGCAAAGCCAATCACCAGAATCTGAGGCGGAGATAATTTGAAGCGTTTGTTGTTCAACTGTAAGGGTCACCTCTTGTGTTTTGGTCAAAAGAAAAAAGACACTGGAAATCCAATGCCTTCAAGGTTTGGGTTCCTGCTGCATAGGCCTACGAGGTTAGCTGACGGATTCGGGCATGCACAGGTCGCCCTATTCAACTGTCCTTCTGCTGCTGTACCCTGCAGAAGAGACAGTAAGAAATTCACCCCAAAAGATTGGTTCCCCCGTTTTCATGATCATGAAATTCGGCTCATATTCCGTTTCTCATATTTCATCATGGATTATAAGCCTTATTTCTAATGACTACAAAGTGAATTTTCCATGAAACAGAATGAAAACATGTTGAATATCGCTGCATTAGGAATGTAATCTCGGATTCTCTGAGCTTTGCTGTTTATTATATAGTTTTATGTGCATTTACACGTTGATTTCCCCACAGTTTCTGGCAGGTGCCCCTTCTTTATGTTATCTTTACTTTGAAGTATTCCCGTAACTATCGTTCATACACGCAAATACACACAAAGGAGTTGTAAGCTTGAAACCAAAATTATTATGGAGTCTGGCGGCCCTGGGATTTGTTATTTTCATCCTGACCCAAGTTCTGCCGTCCGTGGTCCAAGATCCCGCTTCCTCGGAATCAAGCAAAGCGATTTCCAAGGAGCAGGCGATCAAGGCAGCGTCTTCCTTTGCCGAAGAGACACTGAAGATCAATACCTCGAATGTGGAGAATCCCCTCGTTACTTATTCGACCGATTCGGACTTATACGGTTACCTGAGCAAAGAGAAGTTGCTCCAAGACTATACGAAGAAATATGACCAGAAGTTTCCGACAGAGCGCTTCCGCGTAAAGTTTGAGCAGCCCGAGCCGCAGCTTTCTGCCCTCGTCATCGATGTTGGCATGTCCACGGGCAATGTTGTCGGCTTTGAAATGATAGATTCCTGGTCGTCTGAAGACAAGAAACTGATTCTGGACACAGACCAGAATGGCCTGTCCAAGCTGCAGGCGCTGGAGGGCAGCATAACCCTCGAGGATAAAGCGGCTGGGGCCGAGCCTTATCTTAAAGCGCTGGGATACGATCCCAAGGGGCTCACCGTACAGCAGAATCAAACACTGGGGCTGACTTATCAGGTGAACGGCTATAAGATTGGCAATTCTCATGCCGAGCTGGTGTTTGGCTATGAATACGGGCAGGTCACTTCGATGCAGTCCAAATTTACAGTGCCGGCAGTACATACGGATTATGTGAAAAGCCAAACCAAGCTAGCCACCTGGCTAACATTCGGTGGATACGGACTCCTGTCATTTATTCTTGGCATCCTGGCCATCGTTTATAGTGCAAGGACTCGGCCCCATGCTTCCTTTGGCCGCGGAGTCTTCCTGACACTCTTCTATCTGTTCATCAATGTTGTCAGCACGCTCAATATGCTGCCTGTCTTTAAGTCTCAAGGACTTGATGGAATTGCACTGGATCTCGCTCTAATCATGCAGGGGCTGATTACGGTCGCTATGACAGCATCCATTTATTTCTCCCTGGTCGGAGGCGATGGGCTATGGAGACAAAAGGGACAGAATCTATGGATGAGAACACGCGAACCCGGCTATGGCCGCCATGTTCTGCAAAGTGCTATAAATGGCTATGCTTGGGCATTCATTCTTCTAGGCCTGCAATCCGTCATCTTCATTGTTCTTGGGCTCACTCTGAACATGTGGACAACGACGGATGAATCGCAATCTCCTTACAATATGGTCTATCCTTGGGTCTTCCCGATTATGGCATGGATGGCCGGCATTGGAGAAGAAGCCGTATACCGGCTGTTCGGAATTCCTATGCTGAAAAAAATCGTGCGCAGCACCTTTATCGCCAGCCTGATCACTACGCTCATCTGGGCATTCGGACACACGCTGTATCCGATCTATCCGGTGATTTCCCGGCCAATTGAGCTTACTTTTATCGGCCTTATGTTCAGCTACATTTTCCTTCGTTCCGGGTATATCGGAGCCATGTTTGCCCACGTGGTGTTTGACAGTATCCTGATGGGACTCAGCCTGGTTCTTATGGGCGGCACGACCAACATCCTTACAGGAGTGATCACCTTTGCTGCTCCGGCGATTGTCGGGTATATCGTGTACCTGTTCAATCCGCCAAGTAAAGAGCGCACAAAAAAGGAGCCGCTTATCACGACTCCTCATCCCGAAGGGCAGCTATAATTTGCTTGGCGAGCTTATCGCCGATACTAAGAGGCCGGAAGTCTTCGACGGAGGCCTCTTTTATTTTCTTCAGAGAACCAAAATGCTTCAGCAGAAGCTTCCGTCGCTTCTCTCCAATCCCCGGAATGGCATCCAGACGGGAGGTTACCATCGATTTTCCCCGCTGTTCTCGGTGGAAGGAAATCGCAAATCTATGCACTTCCTCCTGTATCCGCTGCAGCAAGTAGAACTCCTGACTGTCCCGTGGCAGGTTCACCGGTTCCGGTGGGTCGCCAACCATCAGCTGGGCCGTCTTGTGCTTCGCATCTTTGACCAGACCGCACACCGGAATGTACAGGCCGAGCTCATTCTCCAGCACATCGACCGCTGCAGATATCTGGCCTTTCCCGCCATCGACAACGATCAGATCAGGCATCGTAAGATTCTCCTTCAGCACGCGTTCGTACCTGCGCCGAATCACCTCTCGCATCGTCTCATAATCGTCAGGACCTTGAACGGTCTTAACTTTGTACTTGCGGTACTCCTTCTTATCGGGCTTCCCGTCCGTGAAGACGACCATCGCCGATACCGGGTTGGTGCCCTGAATGTTGGAGTTATCGAACGCCTCGATCCGGCGGACGGAGTCAAGGCCAATCCACTCGCCAAGGCTTTCAGCGGCCTTCGAAGTCCGCTCTTCATCCCGTTCAATCAGGCGGAACTTCTCATCGAGCGCAACCCGGGCATTCTCTGCTGCCATGGTGACCATCTGCTTCTTAAGCCCACGCTGTGGCAGCAGCACCTTGATCCCCAGCCACTGCTGAAGCGAGGCAGCTCCAGCGGCTGCGTCAAGTCCTTCTGTGTCCACTGCAGAACCAGCCGCATTCTCCTCAGTCCCATCAGCCTGGAACTCAATTTCAGTTCCTTGGCCTTCCCCAGCGGCTTCTGAGCCCGGCTTCATATCTGGAGGCAGTAAAATTTCCTGCGGCAGGGCCGGGTTATCACTATAATATTGGGTCACATAGGATAAGAAATCACTATAGGGCTCCCCATAAAAAGGAAAGCTTGAAGCATGCCGTTCAATCATCTTGCCTTGGCGCATATATAGAATTTGTACGCACATCCAGCCTTTATCCACAGCAAAGCCGAAGACGTCGCGGTCGCGGGCGTCCGCCATGGTGATCTTCTGCTTCTCCATAAGAGCTTCGATATTTATAATCTGATCCCGCAGTTCCTTAGCACGTTCGAAATAAAGCTCTTCCGCAGCTTCTTCCATTTTCCGCTGAAGCTCTTTCTTGATTTCCTCATGACCCCCGCTCAGGAAGCTGGCGATCTCCTGCGTAATTTCTTCATAGGTAGTCTTAGGCACCTCTTGAACACATGGAGCCAGACACTGGCCCATATGATAGTAAAGACAGACCTCCTTCGGCATTACATTACACTTGCGCAGCGGATACATCCGGTCAAGCAGCTTCTTGGTCTGCTGGGCAGCGTAAGCATTCGGATAGGGACCGAAATACTTCGCCTTATCCTTAAGAATGCGTCTAGTTACCTCCAGCCTTGGGTGAGGCTCATTCGTTATTTTAATATAAGGGAAAGTCTTATCGTCTTTGAGCAATATATTGTACCTGGGCTGATGCGTCTTGATCAGGTTACACTCCAAGATCAGAGCTTCCATGTTGCTAGCCGTTACAATATACTCGAAATCGCGAATTTCCGAGACCAGCCGCTGGGTCTTACCGTTATGACTTCCTGTAAAATAGGAACGCACCCGATTCTTAAGAATCTTGGCCTTTCCTACGTAAATAATGGTGCCGTCCCGGTTCTTCATCAGATAGCATCCCGGTAAATCCGGAAGAAGCGCAAGCTTGTGCCGAATGGCCTCCAGCGCCTTCTCCTGCTCATCAATTTTATTTATATGAGAATCCATGCCACCTACTCCTCCCCGCATGGAATAAACTAAGAAGTTATAATTCCCTATCTAATTATATAGGCACATGCTCATAAAGAAAACGCCCCCGGGATACCGGAGGCGTTGTTCTCTTTAGGCCATGTCCAAGAAGCGATTATTGGTGCTTAGCAAGCAAGCTCTTCAGCGATTCCTTGGAGTTCAGCCCGACTACTTTATCGACCGGTTGGCCGTCTTTAAAGAAGATCAAAGTCGGAATGCTCATGACGCCGAAGCGGGAAGCCGATTCCGGATTCTCGTCCACGTTAACCTTCGCAATCTTCACATCAACCTCAGAGGACAATTCGTCCAGGATTGGAGCCAGCATTTTGCACGGACCGCACCAAGGTGCCCAGAAATCAACCAGGACTGTGCCTTGGCCTTCCACTTCCGATTTGAAAGATGAATCTGAAACGTTAACGATTGCCATGCTTATCTCCTCCTAAAATAAAGTCGGGGTCCGAAAAAAGGATCTCAAACTTTAGACAGTTAAAATATGGTTGACTGTAATCAGTACAGCCTTTAGTATATCATTTTTTTAGCAAATAGGAAATGGGAAGCAGGTTCATTCTTAAAACCATCCCCTAAAGCACCTACCCTATTATTAACCGGAATTGACCCATCTATAAATAAAATAAGTAAAAAAGGCCCGCCGAAGGGCGGACCTTAAATCTCAATCTCCACTTGCGCGGCTGCCGCGCTTATTGCTTCCATTCACGGAAACCACATCTACGAAGGGAGCGATGCGTTCCATCAGCCGCTGGCCTTTGTGTGCTTCTTCTCCGTCTTTGCTTGTAAAGCTCAAATGCTTCTCCAAAGCCGTTAAATCGTAATTCGAGGTGAAAAACGTTGGCCTGCGGTTCATCCGGTAGTTCAGGATCGCACCCATCACATGGTCCCGGACCCATGGATTGAGGTTCTCCGCACCAATATCATCAAATACGAGAAGGTCCGCCTGCTTCATCGTCTCCGTCATTTCCTTGAGCTTCTGACCGTCCTGCATAATCAGCTTCAAGTCCTCAACAAATTCAGGCATATAGACAATAACCCCCGTATACCCGGATTTGGCCAGCTCATGCAGCAGGTAAGACATCAAGAAAGTCTTGCCCGTACCAAAATGCCCTACCAAATACAAGCCTCGGTTGGAAAGACCGTTCTCTTTCGTCTCGTTAATATAACGGAACACCCGCGCTACGGCCGGGGCACGGGCACTGTCCTTGGCCGCGATCTCAACAGCATCATAGCCTTCCTGCAAGGCCCGCTCATCCACATAGAAGCTGCGGATTCGCTTCTGGACCTGGATATTCCGCTCATAGGCCAGCTGCTTGGCACAAGGAACCTGACGCTGAAACAGCTGCGGCGGGCCAATGACGTTCTCAACGGATAGCTTGGTGTAATGCCCTTGGAAGTCATTAGGGCAGTTCTCCAAGCCAGGGCACGCATCACAATTTTTGCTTTCTTTGACGTATTGGAACAGCTTGCCCAAGTGAAGGGTGAGCTGCTGCTTATCCAGTTCGGGATGCTCGTCCAGCAGCTTCAGAATCAGCGGATCACTCAGCAGCTCATTCATAATTCGCTGGGAGCGGTCCCGGAACTCGGGACTTCGCTTCATCTGCTGCAGCAGTTCTCCCATGGATTCCATATGGCCTTCTCCTCCCTAAATTTCTTATACGTTATCGGGAGCCGGCCTCTAAGAGCCCTTGCTGTGGCCGGTCTGCATTTGCTGGGCCATCTTAATCAGCTCGGCAAACTCCTCCTCCGACACTCCCTCTTCTCCGGTGTTCGTGCTTTGTACGATGGGAATATCCGGCTTCACCTTCCCGCTGCGGGCATAGGACTTGCCTCGCCCGCCTGCCGCTGGAGGAGTACTGCCCGGCTCACCGCTCTTCTTGACTTTGCCTTGCTCACGTATATATACAACCGCCTTCTCATATGTAGTAACCTGCTTAAGCAGCATATTCGAGGCAATAGATTCTACAAACTTACGGTTAATTCTCTGCTCGCCGCCAGTCGTCAGCAGCATCATCAAATAATGAATCAGCACGTTAATAACTTCGGCTGGCAGCTTATAATTGAGGTCGATCTTCTCGAAGATATCGAGCAAACTGTCCGGCACCGAGCCTGGGAAGAACTTCGGCAACAGCCTTGTATGCGGCTCATTGCGAAGCATCATATTATACTGATGCACATCACATTTGCCTTGAAGCTGCGGAGGCACCTCCACATAGTACTCCATCTGTACGGCATGCTCTTCAGGCGGCGACTCGCCTGCGGCCATCAAATCGCTGCCTTGGCGCAAAGAGACGACCTTGCCGCCGAGTGCCTGGCGCTCTTCCTCGCGACGCTTACCCTGACGGAAATGCAAATTCGCCCGGTGCTGCAGCTCATCAATGAGAAGACTGCCATCCGGTCCGAAGATGCCGTCCTCATCCAGCAGCCGGCATAGGTCCTGCACTGACAAATTATATTTACGGGCAACGTAATTAACCGCGCCCAGCTTCTCAGCATCATAGCGGAACGATTCGACCTGAGCCCGGTTCACTGAATCCCTTGGAAAACGCAAAATAATATCGGAATAATTGAAGCCTTCCTCCTCCAACTGGCGAAGTTCAGGCTGCCGGGATATCTGCACCTCGGCAATCGCTTGTTCCAATTCATAGTCAATCGCATGGGTATTCAGTTCAAAAATATCATAGAAAGGAACGGACAGATTCTCCTTGTTCATCAGGGTCTGACTCCATTCCTGCGGTTCCTTGCTCCAAAGCTGCTCCTGAAGAGACAGCACGGCAAACTTGCCCAGCTTATCTCTAAGCAGCAAGGTCAAGTGCTGTGTCTTAAAGAACTGGGTTGGGGGAAGCGGTGGCTGCAGCTCATACTCATAGACATAATCGTCTGTCTCCGGCAGGTAAATTCTGCTGCTTTGCAGAAGCCCCACAGCTTCCAGCTTCGAGGTCTGCTCTATAAGATATCTGCGCCCCTTCTCACTCGGATCCACCCCGAGAGTCAGGAACAGCTTCCGCTGCTGCTCAGGTTTTGAATATCCGACCTGCTCGAGGGGAACCTGTTGGAACAACAGCTGATAGAACGAGATAGCAAATCCACCGACCATGGGCTGATAGATCAGACTCAGCATCCGGTGATCCACAGGACCCAGACAGAAGTCGCGATATACGCAGTAACGGTGATT from Paenibacillus sp. CAA11 encodes:
- a CDS encoding TrkH family potassium uptake protein codes for the protein MNNKRFKLSPPQILVIGFAAIIFIGSLLLMLPISIHPEGRLSFVDALFTATSATCVTGLVVVDTGTYFTTFGQVVIMLLIQVGGLGFMTMATLFSLVFKRKISLKDRLLLQEAMNQNTMEGIVRLIRKVLLYSLVIEACAAVLFTIRWAVDMPFGRAVYFGIFHAVSMFNNAGFDLFGGYRSLTQFVSDPLVNFVAMFLIVSGGIGFIVISDVVDYRKNRKLSLHSKVVLSMTAALIVIGALVIFVFEFTNPKTLEPLSWAGKFWGSLFQSVTPRTAGANTLDIGSLRQATQFFMIILMFIGASPSSTGGGIKTTTFTILIGSMFSMIRGRDDLVLFRYRLVQERILKALTITLLALFLVVAIAMILSTTEDSSFLSILFETTSAFGTVGLTMGLTGKLTLIGKLLISFTMFAGRLGPLTLAYALGPKKGKELYKHPEGKMIIG
- a CDS encoding CPBP family intramembrane glutamic endopeptidase — encoded protein: MKPKLLWSLAALGFVIFILTQVLPSVVQDPASSESSKAISKEQAIKAASSFAEETLKINTSNVENPLVTYSTDSDLYGYLSKEKLLQDYTKKYDQKFPTERFRVKFEQPEPQLSALVIDVGMSTGNVVGFEMIDSWSSEDKKLILDTDQNGLSKLQALEGSITLEDKAAGAEPYLKALGYDPKGLTVQQNQTLGLTYQVNGYKIGNSHAELVFGYEYGQVTSMQSKFTVPAVHTDYVKSQTKLATWLTFGGYGLLSFILGILAIVYSARTRPHASFGRGVFLTLFYLFINVVSTLNMLPVFKSQGLDGIALDLALIMQGLITVAMTASIYFSLVGGDGLWRQKGQNLWMRTREPGYGRHVLQSAINGYAWAFILLGLQSVIFIVLGLTLNMWTTTDESQSPYNMVYPWVFPIMAWMAGIGEEAVYRLFGIPMLKKIVRSTFIASLITTLIWAFGHTLYPIYPVISRPIELTFIGLMFSYIFLRSGYIGAMFAHVVFDSILMGLSLVLMGGTTNILTGVITFAAPAIVGYIVYLFNPPSKERTKKEPLITTPHPEGQL
- the uvrC gene encoding excinuclease ABC subunit UvrC — translated: MDSHINKIDEQEKALEAIRHKLALLPDLPGCYLMKNRDGTIIYVGKAKILKNRVRSYFTGSHNGKTQRLVSEIRDFEYIVTASNMEALILECNLIKTHQPRYNILLKDDKTFPYIKITNEPHPRLEVTRRILKDKAKYFGPYPNAYAAQQTKKLLDRMYPLRKCNVMPKEVCLYYHMGQCLAPCVQEVPKTTYEEITQEIASFLSGGHEEIKKELQRKMEEAAEELYFERAKELRDQIINIEALMEKQKITMADARDRDVFGFAVDKGWMCVQILYMRQGKMIERHASSFPFYGEPYSDFLSYVTQYYSDNPALPQEILLPPDMKPGSEAAGEGQGTEIEFQADGTEENAAGSAVDTEGLDAAAGAASLQQWLGIKVLLPQRGLKKQMVTMAAENARVALDEKFRLIERDEERTSKAAESLGEWIGLDSVRRIEAFDNSNIQGTNPVSAMVVFTDGKPDKKEYRKYKVKTVQGPDDYETMREVIRRRYERVLKENLTMPDLIVVDGGKGQISAAVDVLENELGLYIPVCGLVKDAKHKTAQLMVGDPPEPVNLPRDSQEFYLLQRIQEEVHRFAISFHREQRGKSMVTSRLDAIPGIGEKRRKLLLKHFGSLKKIKEASVEDFRPLSIGDKLAKQIIAALRDEES
- the trxA gene encoding thioredoxin, whose product is MAIVNVSDSSFKSEVEGQGTVLVDFWAPWCGPCKMLAPILDELSSEVDVKIAKVNVDENPESASRFGVMSIPTLIFFKDGQPVDKVVGLNSKESLKSLLAKHQ
- the dnaI gene encoding primosomal protein DnaI; its protein translation is MESMGELLQQMKRSPEFRDRSQRIMNELLSDPLILKLLDEHPELDKQQLTLHLGKLFQYVKESKNCDACPGLENCPNDFQGHYTKLSVENVIGPPQLFQRQVPCAKQLAYERNIQVQKRIRSFYVDERALQEGYDAVEIAAKDSARAPAVARVFRYINETKENGLSNRGLYLVGHFGTGKTFLMSYLLHELAKSGYTGVIVYMPEFVEDLKLIMQDGQKLKEMTETMKQADLLVFDDIGAENLNPWVRDHVMGAILNYRMNRRPTFFTSNYDLTALEKHLSFTSKDGEEAHKGQRLMERIAPFVDVVSVNGSNKRGSRASGD
- a CDS encoding DnaD domain protein encodes the protein MRMNNLLHYTENHRYCVYRDFCLGPVDHRMLSLIYQPMVGGFAISFYQLLFQQVPLEQVGYSKPEQQRKLFLTLGVDPSEKGRRYLIEQTSKLEAVGLLQSSRIYLPETDDYVYEYELQPPLPPTQFFKTQHLTLLLRDKLGKFAVLSLQEQLWSKEPQEWSQTLMNKENLSVPFYDIFELNTHAIDYELEQAIAEVQISRQPELRQLEEEGFNYSDIILRFPRDSVNRAQVESFRYDAEKLGAVNYVARKYNLSVQDLCRLLDEDGIFGPDGSLLIDELQHRANLHFRQGKRREEERQALGGKVVSLRQGSDLMAAGESPPEEHAVQMEYYVEVPPQLQGKCDVHQYNMMLRNEPHTRLLPKFFPGSVPDSLLDIFEKIDLNYKLPAEVINVLIHYLMMLLTTGGEQRINRKFVESIASNMLLKQVTTYEKAVVYIREQGKVKKSGEPGSTPPAAGGRGKSYARSGKVKPDIPIVQSTNTGEEGVSEEEFAELIKMAQQMQTGHSKGS